The Gammaproteobacteria bacterium DNA segment ACTGGACATTCGCCGCCGGCTGGCAACTCACGCCGGAACTGAACTGGGTGGGGAAACGCAAACGGGTGGCCGGTGACCCCCGCCCGCCGCTGGACAGCTACCTTATCGCCAACGCGATGCTGCGTTATGACTCTTTCGACCAGACATGGCAAACGGCGCTGGGGCTGCGAAACCTGTTCGACCAAGACGCGCGCGAACCCAGCCCCGCCCAGGTACCCGGCGATTTTCCCCTCCCGGAACGCAGCGTGTACCTGGAGTTCCGCTACCACCTCTAGAAAGCGCGCAGCCATGGCCACTGAGAAGACACGGAACCCGCAGACCCGCCTTCGCGGCGAGCGTTTCGCCGACAAGATCACGACCCGCCTGTGGCAGGAAATCCCGTCTCCCGGAAACCCCTACATCGCCCGCTCATCCCGCTGCCACGGCTACCAGCTCAGCGAACTCATCGAAAAACGAAGCTATGCCGATGTCGTTTTCCTGCTGTTCAAAGGTGAGCTTCCCACTGCAAAACAGTCGCGACTGCTGGAATCGCTGATGATCGGATTGATCAATCCGGGACCGAGACACCCGGCAACCCGCAGCGCCATATCCGCCGCCGTCAGCAAAACCCATCCCGAACACCTATTGCCCATAGCGCTGTCTGTTTTAAGCGGCGCCCACCTGGGCGCCGCCGAAGTAAGCCAGGCGATGCGCTTTATCTCAAAAAACATGGGCGTCCCGCCCGGCGATGCCGCAAAACGGCTGTTGCGCACGGAGGAAAAAGCAGGACAGGGCGATTGGCATATTGCCCCGGGCTTCGGCAGCCGCTTTGGCGGCGAAGACTTGCTCACGGCAGACCTCGCCGAAGCACTGTGCCGCCACGCTGATGAAGAAGGCCCCCTGCTTTGGGCCAGGGCCTTTGTAGAATGTTTACCGCCCTGTTCGATGGGCTGGCTCCCTACCGGGCTGGCCGCGGCAGTTTTTTGCGATCTCGGTTTCAGCCACCGCTCGGGGCCTGGCCTCTTCCAACTCATTTCCGCGCCGGGCCTGCTCGCCCACGGCCTGGAGTTCGCCAACAAACCCATCACATCGGTGCCGTTTATTGACAATGATCACTACGTGATGAACATGAAACGAAGGCCGCGCAGTGGATAACGTGGAATTTTGGGACTCAAACAGGAAAATTATTCGTTCCCAGGCGGGAGGTGCCCGTATCGGTGAAGGCACAGCATACAGCAGGGGGTACTCCGTTCTGGAGGAGCTCGTTGGGGAGATTTCGTATTTTCAGATGTTGGTCCTCAACGTTACCGGAAATCTGGTCTCCAGACGGCTGGGCGAATGGATAGAGGCCACTTTTTTGTGTATGAGCTGGCCGGATTCAAGAATCTGGTGCAATCAGGTGGGAGCGTTTGGTGGAACAACAAAAGCCTCTCCCGTCTCCTCCGTCACCGCAGGTATTCTTGCATCGGACTCCAAGCTCTACGGGCCTGGCACCGTCAGAGGAGCCACCCACTTCATCACTTCAGCACTGCGGCGGGTGAATGAGGGACAAACACTAGAGGAAGTCATTTATTCCCATAGCAGAAAACCGGGCGCACAACCAACCATTCCCGGATACGCAAGACCCATTGCCTACGGTGATGAGCGCATCGAAGCCATGGAGAAAGTCCGGAAAAAACTTCGTCTGGATTGTGGCCCGCATCTGGAACTTGCCTTCAAGGTTCAGGAATTTCTCCTGGACAAGCACGGGGAAAGCATGAATCTGGCCGGATATATAATGGCTTTCCTCAGTGACCAGGGCATGACAGCCGAGCAGATCTACCGCATCTACGCGCTTTGCGTCAACAACGGCATCCACGCCTGCTACGCCGAAGCCTACGACAACCCGCCGGAGAGTTTCCTGCCATTGCGCTGCGAGGACATCGAATACACCGGCCACGCGCCCCGGCCGGTGCCTGACAAGTGAGTCGTTCAACGCGGCGCGGTGGCGGTGCTCAGTTCATCCTGCACCACCACGGGCAGCGGTATTTCCAGTTCGAAGGTGGTGCCTTGCCCCACCACGCTGCGTAAGCGTATTTCACCGCCCATCAACTGGCCCAGGCGCCGGCTGATGCTGAGCCCGAGGCCCGTGCCGCCGTATTCGCGGGTGGTGGTCATGTCGGCCTGGCGGAAGGCCTCAAACACACGGGCCTGCTGCTCCTGTGTCATGCCTATGCCGGTGTCCGACACGGCAATGCGCAGCGCGGCCGGGTCGATGTCGGCCGTCACTGTGATGCGCCCGTCCTTGGTGAACTTGGCGGCGTTGCCCAGCAGGTTGATCACAATCTGCCGCAGCTTGGGGCCGTCAATGTCCACATCCTGCCCAGCGCCGTTCACCTCCACGCTGATCTCGTTATTGTTCCTGGAGGCCAGCACGCGCACGGTGTCTACCGCGTCGCGCAGCAGTTCCTCGATATCGGTGGGCTCCAGCCACAATTCCATGCGGCCGGCCTCGATCTTGGCCAGATCGAGAATGCTGTTGATCATGCCGAGCAGATGGGTGGCCGCATTGTGCACCCGCCTGAGATCGGACACCGCCTCGTCATGGCCCTCCGCTTCCATTTCCTCCAGCAGGATTTCGGAATAGCCGATGATGGCGTTGAGTGGTGTGCGCAATTCATGGCTCATGTTGGCGAGAAACTCCGACTTGTGCCGGCTTGCCGCCAGCGCCTGGTCCCGC contains these protein-coding regions:
- a CDS encoding citrate synthase, with translation MATEKTRNPQTRLRGERFADKITTRLWQEIPSPGNPYIARSSRCHGYQLSELIEKRSYADVVFLLFKGELPTAKQSRLLESLMIGLINPGPRHPATRSAISAAVSKTHPEHLLPIALSVLSGAHLGAAEVSQAMRFISKNMGVPPGDAAKRLLRTEEKAGQGDWHIAPGFGSRFGGEDLLTADLAEALCRHADEEGPLLWARAFVECLPPCSMGWLPTGLAAAVFCDLGFSHRSGPGLFQLISAPGLLAHGLEFANKPITSVPFIDNDHYVMNMKRRPRSG